The sequence TCCTGAAGTACAGGCTTCGGCTTTTCCATCAATTCAAACTTCTTGTGTTCTTTATAGACGTAGGCTTTCATAGTGGTAGGGTTATTTTTGGCTCTACTTTAATAAAAAATCTCAGGCGTGATACGATTTCTTCTTTTTGCAGAAGGGCGTCCAAGCAAATCAAAATATTGGAATTTCCTGATATTTGATGGACGTTTGTTACGCGCAATAGATGTCGTATTTTCTGAATCAATCTTCACGAAATAAACGATTGTATAGTCGTTGTCACTTGCAGCCTCTTTGACAACAAACCCATTTTCGGTTTCTTCCAAGGTATAGGTTTTGCTGACATTGTTTTTTATTTTCCAATCGCCACCATTATAGTAGTATTCGTATTCCAGGCAATGCTTGTTATTTGCAGGATCTCTTACAACAACGAATTTTTCATCTTCTCTACTTTCCCCATCATCATCGGGGCCCCTGTTTGCGTATATAAATATCGAATCATTCTTTATGACTTTGTAAATGGAATCAACAGTATACTCGTAGTTGAGAATAAAGATGGAATCCTTGAATATTCTTTGGTCTAGCCATGGTCTATCTGGGAAATCCCCAACAACAGAAAAGTATTCGTCTTTTTGCTGGTATGAAATTGTAGCCGGCGATGGTGCACACGTGTAGTTCGATTCTTCAACCTTATCGTCCATGGCAACTCTTTTTGATTTGCATAATTCAGAAAGCGTATTGCCATCCCATTTTAATTTTGAGGTCTCATAATAATAGTCCGTAAAAAAAGATTCGCCATCCCAACCATCCATTGGATAGGCTCGATATGTACTGTCTAAAACATAACCTGGAAAGGCATACATTCCTCCAAAGTCATTATGATCGAATATGTTTAGGCAATCTAAGGCAAAAACATTCCATGCGAAGGACATTAGAATAAGGAGGATTTTCTTCATTATTTTCTTTTCTGCTATTTTCCAGATTTCGATTGCGAGATTAAGGACAAATACCCTAAAATCAAACGCCCGGCATTTCTGCCAAGCTATGTCAAGGAGAATATAGTTAAACGTTTTTCTTTCCTTTGTTGCCATTGTCGAATAATGTTATTATATTTAGGTAAAGAAAGTAAGGAAAGTAAAGAATTATGGAGACAGCAAAAGTATCTTCAAAAGGACAAGTAACCATTCCCATCGAAATCCGCAAAAAACTGGGCCTTCAAGAAGGCTCCCATGTGGCTTTTGTTGAGCAAGGCAACCTGATTGTTCTTGTGAATTCATCAATGCTGGCTCTGCGTCAAGCCCAGTCTGAATTTTCCGGCATGGCAATGGCCGCCGACATAAAGTGCGAATACGATGTCACAAAGATGATCAAGGATGAACGGGATTAGCATTGCGAGTAATGCTCGATACCAACGTCTTGCTTTCCGCGCTTTTATTCCCCGGGCAGAAATTTGACTCGCTTCTTGAAAATGTTTTCTCTTTTCATGAACTTG is a genomic window of Fibrobacter sp. UWH6 containing:
- a CDS encoding AbrB/MazE/SpoVT family DNA-binding domain-containing protein; translated protein: METAKVSSKGQVTIPIEIRKKLGLQEGSHVAFVEQGNLIVLVNSSMLALRQAQSEFSGMAMAADIKCEYDVTKMIKDERD